Below is a window of Pangasianodon hypophthalmus isolate fPanHyp1 chromosome 28, fPanHyp1.pri, whole genome shotgun sequence DNA.
gtggtgtgatgGCTTAGAGTCAGTGGAGTGATACAGTGGTGTGATGGCTTAGAGTCAGTGGTGTAATGGCTTAGAGTCAGTGgagtgatgcagtggtgtaatggCTTAGAGtcagtggtgtgatggtgtagagtcagtggagtgatgcagtggtgtaatggCTTAGAGtcagtggtgtgatggtgtagagtcagtggagtgatgcagtggtgtaatggCTTAGAGtcagtggtgtgatggtgtagagtcagtggagtgatgcagtggtgtaatggCTTAGAGTCAGTGgagtgatgcagtggtgtaatggCTTAGAGTCAGTGgagtgatgcagtggtgtaatggCTTAGAGTCAGTGGAgtgatgcagtggtgtgatggtgtagagtcagtggtgtgatgcagtggtgtaatggCTTAGAGTCAGTGgagtgatgcagtggtgtaatggCTTAGAGTCAGTGgagtgatgcagtggtgtaatggCTTAGAGTCAGTGGAgtgatgcagtggtgtgatggtgtagagtcagtggagtgatgcagtggtgtgatggtgtagagtcagtggtgtgatgcagtggtgtaatggCTTAGAGTCAGTGgagtgatgcagtggtgtaatggCTTAGAGTCAGTGGTGTAATGGCTTAGAGTCAGTGgagtgatgcagtggtgtaatggCTTAGAGTCAGTGGAGTGATGCAGTGGTGTGACAAAGTGCAGAGATGCAGCATATCATCATCAGTGTGATCCAgtagtgtgatgtgatgtaacgTAAGCAGTGTAATGGACTGAGTAAGGtgtaaagatgtgtgtgtgacgcAGCGGTGTCGCACAATAGTACCATATATTATAGTTAAAAAACGCTAACAGTCATGTGGGGTGTAAAACACTCACCGAGTATAAAGTCGGACCACTTGGCTGCCATCACTCCTCTGCTGCTGCGCTGCCGTTTCGGTGAAGAGGGCAACACATTTGTGCAGGAGTGTCTGCGCTTCCTGTTTACCTTACTCCGCTGCCGTGTGGAGATGCCCGAGTTACTCATCTTCTTCAGTTTAATGCTCTTTCTGACCCCTTGCTCCCGATGTTGCACTGACCCACCTCCAGCAGGCGATACACTGAACCTCACTGTACAGTCGTTGGACTCCTCAGACAGTGAGCGTGTGTTGGCGGAGTTTAATTTCCTCAGAAATACTTTGCACTCCCTCAGTGTGTGCGCACTCCAGGCGTTAGCAGTGACCTGCTTTTGCTGAGCTGATGTCCTGCGAGACTGACTCTGTACTATGTTCAGTAGACCGTGTtcagacacactcacagactGAATTCCGCTCTCCTCCTGCTCGTTAAGGCTCTTGTACTCTACGTCGGTGTTCTTAGTCCTGGATTTGAATCGTGATCTTGCTCGATCCAGCGCAGTTCTATAAAGGCGCCACGCTCCGCACTGCTGTGATTTCTCAGTATCATTGTTTGTCGTGCTGAATATATGTTGCTTGGTGAAACAATTTTGTGTGCCACAGACCTTCGCTTGTGCTCGCCGGAGCTTCGTCGGACTTTTAGGGACAACTGTAGCGAATTTCTTGACGCACTTCCTGAGCCGCTCTGCCTGAGGACTTGAGCATACATTTGGTCTATCACTCGCCTGGACTGAGCTGTACTGAAAAACCTCACATGGGTTTCGGTTGTTGGCCTTCTTTACGATGGCAAGAGACTGAGTCTCGGTTGTCTGCATGAACCAGGAGCAAATAGTCTCCATGCTGCAGTCTCGCTCAAACAGCATCCTCACTGCGGACGAACTTGGAGCAGAGCCGTTATCCTCATCTGTTGTGGTTACATCTGACGTGTCTGAAACCCACGTGTCTTTCATCAATTTGAGCCGCTTGTCCATCTCTTCCTTTAACGTCTCAGGTGACGCTGACGTTGGCCACCATTGCAGATTTGCATCAAAGAGGGACTCAACCGACACTGCTGAAAAATGGACGGCATCCTGTGGAGAAGTGTTTGGCCTAGTCTTGGTGTCATTAGCATCTTTAGGTTCATGTTGTTTTGTCTCCTGCTGTGGTTCATTAGCTTTGTTCAGCAGCAGTTTGCGTGTTCTGGGTGTTGGTGTATTAGAACGTGACATAGCGACACACCGCATCAGATGGACGGaaggttttctttctctgaCTGAGTGTCTAACAGAGTTTTGCGTTTCCTCAGTGATTGTCTCTGGCTCTTCATTCGGTTCCAGTTCAGTCATCAGTGCCCGTCGCTGTATCGCTGGTTCTCTCACGTCTCGCTTCATGTGGATTTTGCGCTGCCGTGGTGAAACCGTGGTAACAGTAACGGAAATCCCTGAGATTTTGACCTTAGCTGGTCGTCCTGGTCTCCTCGTTCCTGCTCCTTCACTCTGCTTTGGACACATGATTGAATGTGTGAGACTTTTCCGGTCCTCCACAGGCATTACTAGGCTAAACTGATCTTTATTCATGCTGACTTGTGCCTGTGTAGACTGTGCATTCTCTTCTGCATTACTGCTTTGTGTTAAAGCTCCATTGCCTTTGCTTTGTTCTGTGGGAACCTGTCCTTCACACACCATCCTCCGTGCTTTCCGCCTCCCATACGTAATAGTGATCTTCAGGTTTTTATTGCCGTCCTCTCCACTCGACACATCTTCCGCTCTTTGTTTTTCGGTGTTCTCGCTGGGAACAGCATTTGTGTCCACTGGTTTGGATTTCCGTGGTCGGCCGATCGGACGCTTCACTGCTTTCTCCATTGGCGCTTTTAACTTTTTGGGCCGCCCAGGGCGCCTCTTAATAGTTGGTTCGGTCTCATTAATGATGTTTACACAGTCGCTCAGACCCTCTGTGTTAGTAGACTCTTCTGTAGAGAGCTTTTCAAATGACTCGTTGCTCACTGTCTGTATGGTTTCCTCCTTGGCCTGTTCTTTGATTGTGTTTCCTGCCCACGATTCCTCCACACACGGATCGAACGATTCTTCATCATTGTGTGGTTGTGCAGCTCTGAGTGTGTACTTAACACCATCTTCATCTTTAATAGCTGACACCAGCATGAGTTTTATGGGACTGACGTACTTAACATCGTCAGTGTCTGTAGAGTCAACTATAGCAGGACTTGGGGATCGTGTTACGTCTTCAGAACGGCGTGTCTTTACTCTTAGCCGACGTTCAGCATGAGACTGTCCACTGTTCTCCTTCTTACAGACTATTCTCTTGTTAGGTGAAACAGGTGGAGTTTTGAGTTGTTCTATCACAGCACTGGGCGGGGGTTCAGTCGTGTCAGTGCCATGTGTGGGGGTGCTGTTAGTTTTAGCAGAGCGACAGGCAGCGTAAAACATCTTCCTTGGCTCGGTGACATATGAAGACAAGTGTTGAGGACGGACAATATTCCGCCGTGACCTTAAAGTGCCGCAGGGTTCTGCTTTCTCTGTACAGGTCTCTGATACGTTACTATATGCACTGGGCATATCTTGTCTTTGAGTGTGTAACGTGGTCGTATCTGGGCTCTGCGTTTGAGAGTTGGGCGTGTCTGGGCTCTGGGCGAGtgagatgggcgtgtctgggCTCTGGGCGTGTGAGTTGGGAGTGTCTGGGCTCTGGGCGGGtgagatgggcgtgtctgggCTCTGAGCGGGtgagatgggcgtgtctgggCTCTGGGCGGGtgagatgggcgtgtctgggCTCTGGGCGAGtgagatgggcgtgtctgggCTCTGGGCAGGtgagatgggcgtgtctgggCTCTGATCGGGGgagatgggcgtgtctgggCTCTGGGCGGGtgagatgggcgtgtctgggCTCTGGGCGAGtgagatgggcgtgtctgggCTCTGGGCGAGTGAGATGGGAGTGTCTGGGCTCTGGGCGAGtgagatgggcgtgtctgggCTCTGAGCGGGtgagatgggcgtgtctgggCTCTGGGCGGGtgagatgggcgtgtctgggCTCTCATTGTGTGTGCTATGGGTAATCAGTTGtgtcttcctcttcttcttcctagAAATATCGGGTTCAAGTCGTGCAAGGTCGCGTTTGATCTGTAGGCTCTGCCTGCGTGTTG
It encodes the following:
- the lcorl gene encoding protein piccolo isoform X1 — encoded protein: MATRCCSARCSAERKGFRRELDSWRHKLIHCVGFESILEGIYGPRLLQDLSIFDNCEPEATADWSTDACCSFCNLQFEKISDRLPDSPPHAETPPQGINTSDTLQCQADQFLHAVLHKKEFPESCDPIIPLAAQELMRKMIRQFAVEYAHKIQTAENQNAVTQTEPDGPLDLTLSRNTQCAQQDGVLDLSKKNTPSLNTLAQQRLSGCLETKEEECRTKEREEGQERRGTALEEVMTSLCAHHRVLLLRILEEMTSFPPKDERGAVATQRDVRGTAGTPRSERGGHCCHTDESLCVLSSCIAAGCVCPCRLGVCALHSVCLCMNSCSGFSCRSITLGCAGCCARSRILVCQHTHSSDITNGRVTHSRCHSPSPPPLSPPPLSPKPQDAENSRDPDMPTLNTHTLNTQPPPLLPHNTHTDQTLTPETHTKPEHFIDLMDKFTDRLMEASEREWNVHTHTGDSEKVCDDTHLTEIITTVLHRSSERDYNLKELFEQHLASEKRSPQTRSQRRQEVMQAISRSHDQPATRRQSLQIKRDLARLEPDISRKKKRKTQLITHSTHNESPDTPISPAQSPDTPISPAQSPDTPISLAQSPDTPISLAQSPDTPISLAQSPDTPISPAQSPDTPISPDQSPDTPISPAQSPDTPISLAQSPDTPISPAQSPDTPISPAQSPDTPISPAQSPDTPNSHAQSPDTPISLAQSPDTPNSQTQSPDTTTLHTQRQDMPSAYSNVSETCTEKAEPCGTLRSRRNIVRPQHLSSYVTEPRKMFYAACRSAKTNSTPTHGTDTTEPPPSAVIEQLKTPPVSPNKRIVCKKENSGQSHAERRLRVKTRRSEDVTRSPSPAIVDSTDTDDVKYVSPIKLMLVSAIKDEDGVKYTLRAAQPHNDEESFDPCVEESWAGNTIKEQAKEETIQTVSNESFEKLSTEESTNTEGLSDCVNIINETEPTIKRRPGRPKKLKAPMEKAVKRPIGRPRKSKPVDTNAVPSENTEKQRAEDVSSGEDGNKNLKITITYGRRKARRMVCEGQVPTEQSKGNGALTQSSNAEENAQSTQAQVSMNKDQFSLVMPVEDRKSLTHSIMCPKQSEGAGTRRPGRPAKVKISGISVTVTTVSPRQRKIHMKRDVREPAIQRRALMTELEPNEEPETITEETQNSVRHSVRERKPSVHLMRCVAMSRSNTPTPRTRKLLLNKANEPQQETKQHEPKDANDTKTRPNTSPQDAVHFSAVSVESLFDANLQWWPTSASPETLKEEMDKRLKLMKDTWVSDTSDVTTTDEDNGSAPSSSAVRMLFERDCSMETICSWFMQTTETQSLAIVKKANNRNPCEVFQYSSVQASDRPNVCSSPQAERLRKCVKKFATVVPKSPTKLRRAQAKVCGTQNCFTKQHIFSTTNNDTEKSQQCGAWRLYRTALDRARSRFKSRTKNTDVEYKSLNEQEESGIQSVSVSEHGLLNIVQSQSRRTSAQQKQVTANAWSAHTLRECKVFLRKLNSANTRSLSEESNDCTVRFSVSPAGGGSVQHREQGVRKSIKLKKMSNSGISTRQRSKVNRKRRHSCTNVLPSSPKRQRSSRGVMAAKWSDFILGPAR
- the lcorl gene encoding protein piccolo isoform X2; translated protein: MGRGCCKISAYSTVCVCFSDCEPEATADWSTDACCSFCNLQFEKISDRLPDSPPHAETPPQGINTSDTLQCQADQFLHAVLHKKEFPESCDPIIPLAAQELMRKMIRQFAVEYAHKIQTAENQNAVTQTEPDGPLDLTLSRNTQCAQQDGVLDLSKKNTPSLNTLAQQRLSGCLETKEEECRTKEREEGQERRGTALEEVMTSLCAHHRVLLLRILEEMTSFPPKDERGAVATQRDVRGTAGTPRSERGGHCCHTDESLCVLSSCIAAGCVCPCRLGVCALHSVCLCMNSCSGFSCRSITLGCAGCCARSRILVCQHTHSSDITNGRVTHSRCHSPSPPPLSPPPLSPKPQDAENSRDPDMPTLNTHTLNTQPPPLLPHNTHTDQTLTPETHTKPEHFIDLMDKFTDRLMEASEREWNVHTHTGDSEKVCDDTHLTEIITTVLHRSSERDYNLKELFEQHLASEKRSPQTRSQRRQEVMQAISRSHDQPATRRQSLQIKRDLARLEPDISRKKKRKTQLITHSTHNESPDTPISPAQSPDTPISPAQSPDTPISLAQSPDTPISLAQSPDTPISLAQSPDTPISPAQSPDTPISPDQSPDTPISPAQSPDTPISLAQSPDTPISPAQSPDTPISPAQSPDTPISPAQSPDTPNSHAQSPDTPISLAQSPDTPNSQTQSPDTTTLHTQRQDMPSAYSNVSETCTEKAEPCGTLRSRRNIVRPQHLSSYVTEPRKMFYAACRSAKTNSTPTHGTDTTEPPPSAVIEQLKTPPVSPNKRIVCKKENSGQSHAERRLRVKTRRSEDVTRSPSPAIVDSTDTDDVKYVSPIKLMLVSAIKDEDGVKYTLRAAQPHNDEESFDPCVEESWAGNTIKEQAKEETIQTVSNESFEKLSTEESTNTEGLSDCVNIINETEPTIKRRPGRPKKLKAPMEKAVKRPIGRPRKSKPVDTNAVPSENTEKQRAEDVSSGEDGNKNLKITITYGRRKARRMVCEGQVPTEQSKGNGALTQSSNAEENAQSTQAQVSMNKDQFSLVMPVEDRKSLTHSIMCPKQSEGAGTRRPGRPAKVKISGISVTVTTVSPRQRKIHMKRDVREPAIQRRALMTELEPNEEPETITEETQNSVRHSVRERKPSVHLMRCVAMSRSNTPTPRTRKLLLNKANEPQQETKQHEPKDANDTKTRPNTSPQDAVHFSAVSVESLFDANLQWWPTSASPETLKEEMDKRLKLMKDTWVSDTSDVTTTDEDNGSAPSSSAVRMLFERDCSMETICSWFMQTTETQSLAIVKKANNRNPCEVFQYSSVQASDRPNVCSSPQAERLRKCVKKFATVVPKSPTKLRRAQAKVCGTQNCFTKQHIFSTTNNDTEKSQQCGAWRLYRTALDRARSRFKSRTKNTDVEYKSLNEQEESGIQSVSVSEHGLLNIVQSQSRRTSAQQKQVTANAWSAHTLRECKVFLRKLNSANTRSLSEESNDCTVRFSVSPAGGGSVQHREQGVRKSIKLKKMSNSGISTRQRSKVNRKRRHSCTNVLPSSPKRQRSSRGVMAAKWSDFILGPAR